One window of Lawsonibacter asaccharolyticus genomic DNA carries:
- a CDS encoding peptide deformylase, whose protein sequence is MALREIIKKGDPVLEKHCHPVTRFDQKLWDLLDDMRETLAQANGLGLAAPQVGILRRAVLVVNDQEEMLELINPEIIASEGEEDGLEGCLSVPGYWGYVKRPAWVKVRAHDRNGNEFETEGTGMTARCFCHELAHLDGQLYTDLADRIYTTEELDAMLEEQGK, encoded by the coding sequence ATGGCGCTTCGAGAGATCATCAAAAAGGGGGACCCTGTCCTCGAGAAACACTGCCATCCGGTCACACGCTTCGATCAAAAGCTGTGGGATCTGCTGGACGACATGCGGGAGACCCTGGCCCAGGCCAACGGGCTGGGCCTGGCCGCGCCCCAGGTGGGCATCCTGCGCAGAGCGGTCCTGGTGGTCAACGACCAGGAGGAGATGCTGGAGCTGATCAACCCTGAGATCATTGCCAGCGAGGGGGAGGAGGACGGCCTGGAGGGCTGCCTCTCCGTGCCCGGTTACTGGGGCTATGTGAAGCGTCCCGCATGGGTGAAGGTCCGGGCCCACGACCGGAACGGAAATGAGTTTGAGACTGAGGGGACAGGCATGACCGCCCGGTGCTTCTGCCACGAGCTGGCCCACCTGGACGGACAGCTCTACACGGATCTGGCCGACCGGATCTACACCACCGAGGAGCTGGACGCCATGCTGGAGGAGCAGGGGAAATGA